GCGATCGGCGCCGGCCACAGCTTCATTATTTTCCTCGGCAATGTCTTCCCGATCAACGTGCTCGGCCTCATCCGCAATGTGCCGGAAGTGTGCCGGATCTTCTGCGCCACGGCCAACCCGACGCAAGTGATCGTGGCGGAGAGCGCCCAGGGCCGTGGTATTCTCGGCGTGATTGACGGCGAATCGCCGCTGGGCGTGGAAGGCGAAAAGGAAATCGCGGAACGAAAAGGCTTGTTGCGCCGGTTTGGTTACAAGCTCTGAGTCATCGCATGCGGCTGCGCCGACCTGGGCGGCGTAGCCAGACTTCAATCATCCTGCGAGGCCGGGGGGCGCGGCTGGTGGCGGTGGGATTCTGCCGGCGGCTGGGGAGCAAGCAGCTTTTCCTGCATCGTCGAAGTGGGTTTGGGTGGGACAACGGGTGAGCGGCGGTTGCGGCGATAGAGTCTGAGCCACAGGCCGACAAAGACGCCGGCGACCAGCAAACAGGCAAGGGCCACGACCAGCAGTGCTTGCGCCGTCATGCCCCTGCCTCAATTCAGATTCGCCCGCAGGCGTTCTACGGCCTTGCGGGCTACGGTATAATCCGGCCGTATGGCGAGCGCGGCTTCATAGTGCTCGAGCGCGCGCGGCCACAGCAACTTCCGCTCGAAGATCAAGCCGAGATTGGCATGGGGAAATTCGCGGTTTTCGTAGCGCGGGGCGGACATGGCCCGCCGCAGCCAGGGGATCGCCTCCTCGAGTTTTCCCATCTCCATCAAATAGACCCCGATGTCGTTGTAGGGATTGCCGAAATCCGAATCGAGCTGGATCGCGCGCCGGCATTCGGCAATCGCTTCCTCCAGGCGTCCCATCATGCTGTAGGTCCAACCCAAGAACGTATGCGCTTCCGCGGTCGGCGCGATTTCCAGAGATTTCTTGTAATGCGCGGCCGCCTGTTCCAAATGCCCCCGCATTTGCATCTCATATGCAATGCGAAAGAAGCGCAACGCCTCGTCTCTCAGTCTTTCCATGATTGGATCACGGGCGGATTCAGGGTTCAAGTGCAGCCGGCGTCACCGCAAGAGCAGGAGTTTTTTGCGCGCGGTTGCCTGCGGCGTGCGGATGACGTAGAAATAGACGCCGCTCGCAAGCAGGCGGCCGCGGCTGTCACGGCCGTCCCAGCTTATTTCCGAACGGCCGGCTTCGCGCGGGGCGGACAACAAGGTACGTACCTCCTGGCCCAGCATGTTGTAGATGCGGATATTCACCGGCGCCGCTTCGGTGAGCGTGAAGCCGATCACCGTCGCCGCGTTACCGGTAGAAACCCGAAACGGATTGGGCGTGTTTTGTTCCAGCACAAAACTTGTGGGCGGCTTGGGCGGCCGGCTGCCGACTTCCAGCGTGCCGTCGCGCCGCACGAGAAAATCACCTTGCGGTGAATTGCGCGGATAGGTGACGCGGCCGAAACCGTTGTCCTCCGCGGTAAAGTGAATCTGGAAGTGCGCCGTATCCGAGGCCGGTTTGGGAATCCGGCCGGCGAAGGCAATCGAATCAACCGGCGCCAGCGTCGCGCTGCTGTAGTTCGTGCTGCCGCGCTCGGCATACCAAACCTGCACGCTGCCCGGCACCAGGCCGTCGCGCGAAAGAATGCGAATCGTGACCTGCAGTTCGCCGTTGGTGGAGCTGATTTCAGGAAGATTGCTGAACGCCGGACCGAGCGCCGTGACCGCCGCGCGCGCATTCAGAATGCCATAGCCGTAATCATTGTTGGGCGTGGCGGCGAGGCTGCCGGTGCTGTGCAGCACACTCATCATCTGCTGCGGCGTGACCTCCGGATGCGCCGAAAGGATTTGCGCGACCACGCCCGCGGTCAACGGGCAGGAGAAAGAAGTGCCGCTGACGAAGCCGTAGCTGTTGGGCGCGCCGATCACCACGGCTTGCACGCCGATGCCCATGGCCATCACATCGGGTTTGATGCGGCCGTCCGCGGTCGGGCCGCGGCCCGAGAAGCCGACAATCTCGCCCGCCGCGTTGACCGCGCCCGCGGCAATCACGTTCGGGCCGTCCGCCGGCGCCGTGATGATGCGCCAACTGTCGTCACCCTCATTGCCCGCGCTGTTGACCACGATCACGCCCTTGCCGGCCGCAATTTCCGCGGCCTTGGTGATGATGGCGGTTTTGCCGTCCATGTCCGCGGGGGAATAACCCGCCTGCCCCTGGTCGAAGGTGCTGTAGCCCAGCGAGGTCGAAGTCACCTGAACGCCCAATTGCTCCATCCACTCGATGCCCGCCACCCAGAAATCCTCTTCGGCATGCGTTTCCGAGGTGATGTTTTCCGTTTTGGCAAACAGAAAATCGGCATCGAAGGCCGGGCCGATCAGTTGCCCTTCTTTGAAACCGCCCAGCACCGAGAGCGTTTCCGTGCCGTGGCTGTCCTGGCCGGGCGGATCACCCGACTGATTGCGTGTAACCTTGTCATTGCGGATGAAATCGCGCTCGCCGAGCACGCGGTTTTTCAGATGTTGAAAGGCCTCATGCTCCTGCCAGCGAAAGCCGGAGTCGAACATGCCCACCAGCACGCCACGGCCGGTGATGCCGGCATCATGCAAATCCGTGGCGCGGATCTGTTCCATTTGCGTCAGTGAGGTGCCATAGGAAT
The window above is part of the bacterium genome. Proteins encoded here:
- a CDS encoding adenosine-specific kinase — translated: MRLEELKLVPIEKPEAMNFILGQSHFIKTVEDLHEALVAAVPGIKFGLAFCEASGPRLIRWSGTDEECLALAKKNAQAIGAGHSFIIFLGNVFPINVLGLIRNVPEVCRIFCATANPTQVIVAESAQGRGILGVIDGESPLGVEGEKEIAERKGLLRRFGYKL
- a CDS encoding tetratricopeptide repeat protein, with protein sequence MERLRDEALRFFRIAYEMQMRGHLEQAAAHYKKSLEIAPTAEAHTFLGWTYSMMGRLEEAIAECRRAIQLDSDFGNPYNDIGVYLMEMGKLEEAIPWLRRAMSAPRYENREFPHANLGLIFERKLLWPRALEHYEAALAIRPDYTVARKAVERLRANLN
- a CDS encoding S8 family serine peptidase, translated to MSQRPFFFVSLATLLSLFFLPDTFSAGTPDFGAPSAQSQEQAEQSEKFWIFFKDKGPTALAKSAAALQEAKSRLSERALQRRARVAGESQLVDAYDLDVYEPYLKELAALGLTPITVSRWLNAVSVAATPAQRAAVEQLASVASVRPVSRLRTPPVKTLEQPPASLRKPAAPHRYSYGTSLTQMEQIRATDLHDAGITGRGVLVGMFDSGFRWQEHEAFQHLKNRVLGERDFIRNDKVTRNQSGDPPGQDSHGTETLSVLGGFKEGQLIGPAFDADFLFAKTENITSETHAEEDFWVAGIEWMEQLGVQVTSTSLGYSTFDQGQAGYSPADMDGKTAIITKAAEIAAGKGVIVVNSAGNEGDDSWRIITAPADGPNVIAAGAVNAAGEIVGFSGRGPTADGRIKPDVMAMGIGVQAVVIGAPNSYGFVSGTSFSCPLTAGVVAQILSAHPEVTPQQMMSVLHSTGSLAATPNNDYGYGILNARAAVTALGPAFSNLPEISSTNGELQVTIRILSRDGLVPGSVQVWYAERGSTNYSSATLAPVDSIAFAGRIPKPASDTAHFQIHFTAEDNGFGRVTYPRNSPQGDFLVRRDGTLEVGSRPPKPPTSFVLEQNTPNPFRVSTGNAATVIGFTLTEAAPVNIRIYNMLGQEVRTLLSAPREAGRSEISWDGRDSRGRLLASGVYFYVIRTPQATARKKLLLLR